The proteins below are encoded in one region of Micromonospora pisi:
- a CDS encoding ABC transporter permease, with protein sequence MALSPQGAVTGVHPVSARHFVRLKLRMMANSFRGQGWRIAIFLSGIVIGGWFAASGFTLLALPGLLGSPQMAGIAGALGGAMLVIGWLLLPLIFFGVDETLDPARFALLPLSRRTLLTGLLAAALVGVPAAATLLATAGLVLSSWALGGWVAGLFAALGIVAGLLLCVTASRAVTSAFANMLRSRKVRDLAAILLAVCAALLGPLQVAVLSAAERADWDQLAVIARVLSWTPIAAPYTIGLDVADGRAWAVPLKLLITAVAIGALLRWWSASLESAMLGTVNVGTEAQAQPAIGGSATAQLFPRVLGWLPRDRYGALVAREARYWWRDTRRRANLITFAVVGIFVPVTVNLGSEGLASGSVGLSASPVLVSLSMVFVGVVAAVTPANQFGWDGSAYAANVIAGVPGRLELRARVVAFSLYVAPLLVVIAVILAFFRQEVGWIGVLAGSLFAAYGSGLAVTLYVSILSPYALPESTNPFAMNSGAGVAKSAQVLLAMVIGSVLALPMVIATALFGDVWLWLALPVGLAYGLGALAVGIRLAGDELDRRMPELLVAITPRR encoded by the coding sequence GTGGCTCTGAGCCCTCAGGGCGCGGTGACCGGCGTACACCCCGTCTCGGCCCGGCACTTCGTCCGGCTCAAGCTGCGGATGATGGCCAACAGCTTCCGTGGCCAGGGCTGGCGGATCGCGATCTTCCTCAGCGGCATCGTGATCGGCGGATGGTTCGCCGCGTCCGGCTTCACCCTGCTCGCCCTGCCCGGTCTGCTGGGCAGCCCGCAGATGGCCGGCATCGCCGGCGCCCTCGGCGGCGCGATGCTGGTGATCGGCTGGCTGCTGCTTCCGCTGATCTTCTTCGGCGTGGACGAGACGCTCGACCCGGCGCGCTTCGCCCTGCTCCCGCTCTCCCGGCGCACCCTGCTCACCGGGTTGCTCGCCGCGGCGCTGGTCGGAGTACCCGCGGCTGCCACCCTGCTCGCCACCGCCGGCCTGGTGCTGAGCAGTTGGGCGCTGGGCGGCTGGGTGGCGGGCCTGTTCGCCGCGCTGGGCATCGTCGCTGGCCTCCTGCTCTGCGTCACCGCCAGCCGCGCGGTGACCAGCGCCTTCGCCAACATGCTCCGCTCCCGTAAGGTGCGTGACCTGGCGGCGATCCTGCTCGCGGTCTGCGCCGCCCTGCTCGGCCCGCTCCAGGTGGCGGTACTGAGCGCGGCCGAGCGGGCGGACTGGGACCAGCTTGCCGTGATCGCCCGGGTGCTGAGCTGGACCCCGATCGCGGCGCCGTACACGATCGGCCTGGACGTCGCGGACGGCCGGGCCTGGGCCGTGCCTCTCAAACTGCTGATCACCGCCGTGGCCATCGGCGCGCTGCTGCGCTGGTGGTCGGCCTCGCTGGAGTCGGCGATGCTCGGCACGGTCAACGTCGGCACCGAGGCGCAGGCCCAGCCGGCCATCGGCGGGTCGGCCACTGCCCAACTCTTTCCCCGTGTGCTCGGTTGGTTGCCCCGCGACCGGTACGGCGCCCTGGTCGCCCGCGAGGCCCGGTACTGGTGGCGGGACACCCGGCGCCGGGCCAATCTGATCACCTTCGCGGTGGTCGGCATCTTCGTCCCGGTCACGGTGAACCTGGGCAGCGAGGGCCTGGCCAGCGGCTCGGTCGGCTTGAGCGCGTCCCCGGTGCTGGTGAGCCTGTCGATGGTCTTCGTCGGGGTGGTCGCGGCGGTCACCCCGGCGAACCAGTTCGGCTGGGACGGCAGCGCGTACGCGGCGAACGTGATCGCCGGCGTGCCCGGGAGGTTGGAACTGCGGGCGCGGGTGGTCGCGTTCTCGCTCTACGTGGCTCCGCTGCTGGTGGTGATCGCGGTGATCCTGGCGTTCTTCCGCCAGGAGGTCGGGTGGATCGGCGTGCTCGCCGGATCGCTCTTCGCCGCGTACGGCAGCGGACTCGCGGTCACCCTGTACGTCTCCATCCTCAGCCCGTACGCCCTACCCGAGAGCACCAACCCGTTCGCGATGAACAGCGGCGCCGGGGTGGCGAAGAGCGCCCAGGTGCTGCTGGCGATGGTGATCGGTTCGGTGCTCGCGCTGCCGATGGTGATCGCCACCGCGCTCTTCGGCGACGTCTGGCTCTGGTTGGCACTTCCGGTCGGGCTGGCGTACGGTCTCGGCGCGCTGGCGGTCGGCATCCGTCTGGCCGGCGACGAACTCGACCGACGGATGCCCGAACTACTGGTCGCGATCACCCCGCGCCGGTGA
- a CDS encoding ABC transporter ATP-binding protein produces the protein MGAEHAALALRGLGKRFDAKVAVARVDLEVPAGSFYGLLGPNGAGKTTTLSMAVGLLRPDAGAAWVLGHDVWADPVRAKQLLGVLPDGVRLFDRLSGAELLAYHGLLRGMEQAVVDQRAGELLDVLALADAGRTLVVDYSAGMKKKIGLACALLHGPRLLVLDEPFEAVDPVSAALIRDILQRYVAGGGTVVFSSHVMEVVERLCSHVAILADGTIKRVGTLDQVRGDRSLEEVFVEVVGGRTATGEELAWL, from the coding sequence ATCGGGGCTGAGCACGCCGCTCTCGCGCTGCGCGGGCTGGGCAAGCGGTTCGATGCCAAGGTCGCCGTGGCCAGGGTCGACCTCGAAGTGCCTGCTGGCTCGTTCTACGGGCTGCTCGGCCCGAATGGCGCCGGCAAGACCACCACTCTTTCCATGGCGGTGGGGCTGCTCCGGCCCGACGCGGGGGCGGCCTGGGTGCTCGGCCACGACGTCTGGGCCGATCCGGTACGGGCCAAGCAACTGCTCGGCGTGCTGCCCGACGGGGTACGCCTCTTCGACCGGCTCAGCGGTGCCGAGTTGCTGGCGTACCACGGTCTGCTCCGGGGGATGGAGCAGGCGGTGGTCGACCAGCGGGCCGGCGAGCTGTTGGACGTACTCGCGCTGGCGGATGCGGGCCGGACCCTGGTGGTGGACTACTCGGCCGGCATGAAGAAGAAGATCGGACTGGCCTGCGCGTTGCTGCACGGGCCACGCCTGCTGGTGCTCGACGAACCGTTCGAGGCGGTCGACCCGGTCTCGGCCGCCCTGATCCGGGACATCCTTCAGCGGTACGTCGCCGGTGGCGGCACCGTCGTCTTCTCCAGTCACGTGATGGAGGTGGTGGAGCGGCTCTGCAGCCACGTCGCGATCCTGGCCGACGGCACGATCAAGCGGGTCGGCACCCTCGACCAGGTACGTGGTGACCGCTCGCTGGAGGAGGTCTTCGTCGAGGTGGTCGGCGGTCGTACGGCGACCGGGGAGGAACTCGCGTGGCTCTGA